Proteins from a single region of Equus asinus isolate D_3611 breed Donkey chromosome 17, EquAss-T2T_v2, whole genome shotgun sequence:
- the FNBP4 gene encoding formin-binding protein 4, whose protein sequence is MGKKSRAVPGRRPILQLSPPGPRSSTPGRDPEPEPDAEPDSTAAASTQPVPAAAPPSTTSAVTTAAAAPDDSPSEDEQEVVVEIPRVVQNPPKPVMTARPTAVKATGGLCLLGAYADSDDDESDVSEKPAQSKEANGNQSADIDSTLANFLAEIDAITAPQPAAPAGASAPPPTPPRPEPKESASSALASTAANGTDPAQASGWQYDTQCSLAGVGIEMGDWQEVWDENTGCYYYWNTQTNEVTWELPQCLATQVQGLQHYQPSSVTGAEASFVVNTDIYTKEKNVSVSSSKSGPVVPKREVKKELNEGIQALSNNEEEKKGVAASLLAPLLPEGIKEEEERWRRKVICKEAEPVPEVKETSTTVEEAATVGKPQEMMLDSLEDPSQEDLCSVVQSGESEEEEEQDTLELELVLERKKAELRALEEGDGSVSGSSPCSDISQPASQDGMRRLMSKRGKWKMFVRATSPESTSRSSSKTGRETPENGEAAVGAENSEKIDENSDKEMEVEESPEKIRVQTAPKVEEEQDLKFQIGELANTLTSKFEFLGINRQSISNFHVLLLQTETRIADWREGALNGNYLKRKLQDAAEQLKQYEINATPKGWSCHWDRDHRRYFYVNEQSGESQWEFPDGEEEEEESQAAENRDETLPKQTLKDKTGADSNSTESSENSTGSLCKESFSGQVSSSSLMPLTPFWTLLQSNVPVLQPPLPLEMPPPPPPPPESPPPPPPPPPPVEDGEIQEVEMEDEGSEEPPAPGTEEDTPLKPSAQTTVVTSQSSGDSTVSTSPSTKAIKRKATEISTAVVQRSATIGSSPVLYSQSAIAAGHQAAGIGHQSAGIGHQAISVSHPATGMAHQARGMSLQSNYLGLASASALMSYAECSVPMAVTAPTLQPVQARGAVPTTAIIEPPPPPPPPPPPPPPPAPKAPPPEKTKKGKKDKAKKSKTKMPSLVKKWQSIQRELDEEENSSSSEEDRESTAQKRIEEWKQQQLVSGMAERNANFEALPEDWRARLKRRKMAPNT, encoded by the exons ATGGGGAAGAAGTCCCGGGCGGTACCCGGCCGCAGGCCCATCCTGCAGCTCTCTCCGCCGGGGCCCCGGAGCAGCACGCCGGGCCGCGACCCGGAGCCGGAACCCGACGCCGAGCCGGACTCGACGGCGGCGGCGTCCACCCAGCCAGTCCCGGCGGCAGCGCCGCCGAGCACGACGAGCGCGGTGACTACTGCCGCCGCGGCTCCGGACGACTCGCCTTCAGAAG ATGAACAGGAAGTGGTGGTGGAGATTCCCAGAGTTGTTCAGAATCCTCCAAAACCAGTCATGACCGCCAGACCCACAGCCGTGAAAGCAACAG GAGGTCTGTGCTTGCTTGGTGCATATGCTGACAGTGATGACGACGAGAGTGATGTTTCAGAAAAACCAGCGCAGTCGAAAGAGGCGAATGGAAACCAGTCAGCCGATATTGATAGTACATTAGCCAACTTCCTAGCG GAGATTGATGCCATAACAGCTCCTCAGCCAGCAGCTCCTGCAGGAGCCTCTGCTCCACCTCCTACTCCACCCCGACCGGAGCCAAAGGAATCAGCATCATCTGCCCTTGCTTCCACTGCTGCAAATGGAACAGACCCAGCCCAGGCGTCAGGGTGGCAGTATGATACCCAGTGTTCACTGGCAGGAG ttggAATTGAGATGGGAGATTGGCAAGAAGTCTGGGATGAGAACACAGGATGCTATTATTATTGgaacacacaaacaaatgaagTGACTTGGGAGTTGCCCCAGTGTCTTGCCACCCAGGTACAGGGATTACAACATTACCAGCCCAG ttctgTAACAGGTGCCGAAGCTAGTTTTGTGGTAAATACAGACATTTACACTAAGGAGAAAAATGTTTCTGTTTCTAGTAGTAAAAGTGGACCAGTCGTACCCAAGCGAGAAGTTAAAAAG gAACTAAATGAAGGAATTCAGGCTCTCTCAAAtaatgaggaggagaagaaaggcgTGGCAGCATCGTTGCTTGCTCCTTTGCTGCCTGAGGgaataaaggaggaagaagagagatggagaagaaaagtaaTTTGTAAAGAAGCGGAGCCAGTTCCAGAAGTGAAGGAAACAAGTACGACAGTAGAAGAAGCAGCAACAGTCGGAAAGCCCCAGGAGATGATGTTGGACAGTTTGGAGGACCCTTCCCAGGAGGACCTGTGTAGTGTTGTTCAGTCTGGAGAgagtgaagaggaagaggagcaagACACCCTTGAGCTGGAGCTagttttggaaaggaaaaaa GCAGAGTTGCGAGCCTTGGAGGAAGGAGATGGTAGTGTGTCAGGGTCTAGTCCATGTTCTGATATCAGCCAGCCAGCATCTCAAGATGGAATGCGTAGACTTATGTCTAAAAGAGGGAAATGGAAGATGTTTGTTCGAGCTACCAGTCCAGAATCTACCAGCCGGAGTTCTAGCAAAACTGGACGAGAGACTCCAGAAAATGGAGAAGCTG CAGTTGGTgctgaaaattcagaaaaaatagaTGAGAATTCAGACAAAGAGATGGAAGTAGAAGAATCCCCAGAGAAGATAAGAGTACAAACAGCGCCGAAAGTAGAAGAGGAGCAGGATTTGAAA TTTCAGATCGGAGAACTGGCAAATACCCTGACAAGTAAATTTGAATTCCTAGGCATTAATAGACAGTCCATCTCCAACTTTCATGTGCTGCTCTTACAGACTGAG ACTCGGATCGCAGACTGGCGGGAAGGGGCTCTTAATGGAAACTACCTTAAACGTAAACTTCAGGATGCAGCAGAACAACTAAAACAGTATGAAATAAACGCCACTCCTAAAGGCTGGTCCTGCCACTGGGACAG GGATCATAGACGATATTTCTATGTAAACGAACAGTCGGGCGAGTCTCAGTGGGAGTTCCCAgatggtgaggaggaggaggaagaaagccaAGCAGCAGAAAATAGAGACGAGACTCTTCCTAAACAGACCTTGAAAGACAAAACTGGCGCTGATTCCAATTCAACAGAGTCCTCCGAGAATTCCACAG GTTCTCTTTGTAAAGAGTCCTTTTCTGGCCAAGTTTCTTCTTCATCACTCATGCCACTTACTCCATTCTGGACCCTCCTTCAGTCAAACGTGCCTGTGCTTCAACCTCCATTACCTTTGGAAATGCCAccgcctccacctccacctccagaatcccctcctccccctccccccccacctcctcctgtaGAAGACGGTGAGATCCAGGAGGTAGAGATGGAGGATGAGGGAAGTGAGGAGCCTCCTGCCCCGGGAACAGAGGAGGACACTCCATTGAAACCTTCTGCACAAACCACAGTTGTAACCAGCCAG AGTTCGGGTGATTCTACTGTCTCTACTTCTCCTTCCACTAAAGCGATAAAGAGGAAAGCTACAGAAATTAGTACTGCAGTAGTTCAGAGATCAGCTACCATTGGTAGCTCTCCGGTCCTCTACAGCCAATCAGCTATAGCTGCAG GTCACCAGGCGGCAGGGATTGGACATCAATCTGCAGGGATCGGACACCAGGCAATATCAGTTAGCCATCCAGCCACAGGAATGGCTCATCAGGCCAGAGGAATGAGCCTACAGTCGAATTACCTAGGATTGGCATCAGCTTCTGCACTTATGAGCTATGCTGAATGTTCTGTCCCAATGGCAGTGACTGCTCCCACGCTGCAGCCAGTCCAGGCCCGAGGTGCTGTGCCTACCACTGCCATTATagagccaccaccaccaccgcctcctcctcctcctccaccaccaccaccagctccCAAAGCGCCACCCCCTGAAAAGacgaaaaaaggaaagaaagataag GCAAAGAAGAGTAAAACCAAAATGCCATCTCTGGTAAAGAAGTGGCAGAGTATCCAGCGAGAATTGGACGAAGAGGAGAACTCTAGTTCGAGTGAAGAGGACCGGGAGTCAACTGCGCAGAAGCGCATCGAGGAGTGGAAACAGCAGCAGCTGGTCAG